DNA from Rubripirellula lacrimiformis:
CAGGCTTGTCCACGAAGGTCACTGGGCGGTGAAGGTGATTCGCGATGGCAAGTACCAAGTCTCGCTGCGCCGCTGGCCAGCCGAATCGGGAGCCGCCATCAATGCTGCCCTTCCCGCCGGTGACGATGTTCCGGGCGCCACCACGCCCTTCCGTGCCACGCCCGGCCAGGCGATCACCGCCACCCAGGCGGTCCTTCGCATCGACGCAGAAGACTTGCAACGAAAGCCGGTTGCCCAGGATGCAGCCGAGGTCAGTTTTGTGACGAACCTGAAAAAGGGTTCCCATCAATTGGCTCCCGTTTTCGAGATCAGCGAAGGGGAACTGGGGGCGTACTACGTTGTCGTCACCTTCTTGGAGTGAACCCAGTGTGTCCGTCTTGAAGTTGCGCCTTTTGTATTTGTGGTCAAGTTGTAGGCCGGATCCAGGGCGCAATTCATGCCGGATCAGCGCAAACGGTGGCATGATCAACCTAGCTTTGGTCGGAGATGAAATTTTCGTTTGCGTCCGCCGATCCGGAATTTACGCCGTTTGCTTGATCCGGCCTGCGTAAAATCGCAACTTCCAAAGGTCCCCGCGACGGGGCGGAATGGAGTTCGCACCACGGGATTCGTCGATCCCGGTGGCGGATGGAAAGTGGTGTTGCCCATTCATCATGGGGATGTCAGCAATCCGGGTGCGACCAGCACCGGCAATTTCAAATGATGGGTAGATCACACAAACATGCCAATGGACGAAGCACCATCGACCAAGAAAACCGCGATCGTCACAGGCGGTTCCGGTGGAATCGGTAGTGGCATTTGCAGACGGCTTGCGAAAGACGGTTTCAACGTGGTTGTCCATTATCATTCGGACAGCGAAGGTGCGGCCGGCTTGGTGGAATCGCTGTGTGAAGTCGGCGGTCGTGCCGTTGCAGTTCAAGCCGACGTGACCGATCAGCAGCAGATGTCCAAGCTGTTCGAAGAGGCCGAGTCTCGTTTTGGACCCGTCGACGTGGTCGTGGCAAACGCAGGGATTTCGATCGGTGGGCCCGTCGCCGATTGTTCGCTGGATGATTTCCAAAAGCTGATTTCGGTCAACCTATTGGGTGCGTTTTTGACCATTCGCGAAGCGGCCCGGCGTGTTCGCGACGGCGGCCGGATCATCTTCATTTCGTCGCAGCTGGCGGAGCGTCCACGACCGGGCATGGGAGTTTACTCCGCAACCAAAGCCGCCATCGATGCGATGTTGGTGTCGATGTCTCACGAACTTGGACCACGCGGGCTGACCGTCAATAGCGTCCGTCCCGGCGCGACCGTGCCGGGGGTGTTCGACGAAAGCGGTGAAGACCGTCAAGAGGTGTTTCGTCAGCTTTCCGTGTTCAAGCGTCTGGGAACTCCGGACGATGTCGCGGGCGTCGTTTCGTTTCTTGCCAGCCACGATGCCGATTGGATCACTGGCCAACACATTCGTGCCGATGGTGGCATGTCAAACTAGTACCTTCTCGCCAGCGCAAATTCGCCCGTCACCGCGTCCCATCAACCCGTAGCGAAAGTCGCCAAGACTTTCGGCAACTTCTCGCGAATGCAAATTCGCCCGTCACTGCGTCCCATCAACCCGTAGCGAAAGTCGCCAAGACTTTCGGCAACTCTTTTCTCCTTCTGATCATGACCATGAAATCGAGCCTTCGAATGAAACCTTCTCTCCATCTAGCGATCGCTGCTTTTTCGGCTTCGACGTTCTTGTCCAATGTTGCGATGTCTCAGGAATCCAAGCCCGCCATGACGATGTCGCAGCAGTTGGCCGAAAAAGCGGCTCAGTCGATCAACCGTATGCCAGCGGACCGATTGGCAGCCGCCAAAAAGGGTGTCGAAATGGTGCGTGCAACAGGGATCGAGGAATCAGCCAAGCAAGTTGGGGATGCGGCGGTCGACGGTCAATTGAAAGACTGGAAAGGGAACACGATCACGCTAAGTGAACTTTGGAACGAAGGCCCAATCGTTCTGATGTGGTATCGCGGCGGTTGGTGCCCGTACTGCAACATTCAGCTTCGGGCGATGCAGCAAAACTTGGACAAGATCGAAAACGCAGGCGCGAAGCTGGTCATCCTGACCCCCGAGCTTCCCGAAAAGGCCAAACAAACGGCCGAAGCGAACGATCTGAATATCGTTGCGTTGCACGACAAAAATAACGAACTGGCTAAAAAGTACGGCATCGTGTTTGACCTGCCATCGACGATCGCACCGATGTATCGCGACAGTGGCAGGTTGAAGACGTACAACGGCAACGACGATTTGCAGTTGCCGTTGTCGGCGACATACGTCGTCGACAAGTCCGGCAAAATCACCTACGCCTTCTTGGACGCAGACTACAAAAAGCGTGCAGAACCAGCCGAAGTGATTGCCGCCGTGAAAGCGATCGCAGCCGATTGATCTCCCGCTAAGGCAGATACGGCCAGTACGTCAGTTTCTGGTTCAAACAGGCGACGAAACGGACGTCGCCGTCTTGCGATACCACCACGGCAATCGCGTCGTTGATTCCGTTGACCAAACGATAGGCCGAACGATGCCGGGTCCCAGACGAATCGGCACGTTCAGAGATCGTCTTCGCCGCCTCCAGATCAAGGGCGCGGTGGATGCTTGATACA
Protein-coding regions in this window:
- a CDS encoding SDR family oxidoreductase — protein: MPMDEAPSTKKTAIVTGGSGGIGSGICRRLAKDGFNVVVHYHSDSEGAAGLVESLCEVGGRAVAVQADVTDQQQMSKLFEEAESRFGPVDVVVANAGISIGGPVADCSLDDFQKLISVNLLGAFLTIREAARRVRDGGRIIFISSQLAERPRPGMGVYSATKAAIDAMLVSMSHELGPRGLTVNSVRPGATVPGVFDESGEDRQEVFRQLSVFKRLGTPDDVAGVVSFLASHDADWITGQHIRADGGMSN
- a CDS encoding peroxiredoxin-like family protein; the protein is MKPSLHLAIAAFSASTFLSNVAMSQESKPAMTMSQQLAEKAAQSINRMPADRLAAAKKGVEMVRATGIEESAKQVGDAAVDGQLKDWKGNTITLSELWNEGPIVLMWYRGGWCPYCNIQLRAMQQNLDKIENAGAKLVILTPELPEKAKQTAEANDLNIVALHDKNNELAKKYGIVFDLPSTIAPMYRDSGRLKTYNGNDDLQLPLSATYVVDKSGKITYAFLDADYKKRAEPAEVIAAVKAIAAD